In the genome of Candoia aspera isolate rCanAsp1 chromosome 4, rCanAsp1.hap2, whole genome shotgun sequence, the window GTGGAAGTGATATTtgggctgggttcatgcaacatgatAGGCTGAAGTGAGACAGGTTAGTTTGGATGGCTCAATGAGCAAACGCAGCCGGTGTGATTGCGCGGTGTTGTGCAAACTCTCAACCGGACTAATTCAGTACACGATGGTTCAGTAAGCCATGGAGTAATGTGTTGTGTAAATATAGCCACTGTCTTCAGGGACATCTCATGGCAAGATTCGTTAAATTTGGTTTGTTGCATAAATGGCATAATAAAGCTAATAAATCGACACCTGAGTTGTATTAAAGGTTCTAAAGTGGTTACTCCTGGAATTGGTAAGACTTTGCTCCTTTGACAGCAGTAGCTTTTTCTACCATGATGATTAAGCTGCTGCTGATGTTTGCTTATAGTTGAGTTAATGCTTTTCCTGCTCCCTATCTCATTGCAAATTATCCAAAATGAAGATGGGAAACAACAGTATTCAGTTCCTGCACCTTAAAATTATAGATGGCAAATATAGCATGATTGTATGGCTCAATGATATCTTTAGGAAGAGAGCTTTTTATCAGAGACTTTATTTGTTGCACCTACCTTTATTAACTATTAATCTAGCACTGTCACTAGCACAGTGGACAGTACAGAAAAGTGTCAGACTTTCTAACTTACAATATATGGAATAGAGGGACAAAGACTGGTGATATGAATAGATACAACAGTGTTTGTGCGCAGAATGAGTCTAGACTGAGGATTGGAGCCATGAGCAAGGTTTTATGGTGTACAAATATGCACAGTTTAAGCCACCAGTGAAAGAAACTTCCTTCAGGTTTTATCATCCTGTTACTTTAACACTGAACTCAAATGGCATGGCAGTAAGACTGAGCTGAAATGTAGACAGTGCGAAATAAGATGGGAGGTGTTAATATACTGGAACAAACCTGGCAGGTTATCAGCTTTGCCATTTTAGAGATGATGTTTATAATCTTTAGAAAAGCttataaattaaaaggaaaaaaatctccaaGTTCTTATCTGTATACTTTTGAATTGAGAGAAAAGTATATGTACTGTGTTTGTATTTAGATATCACATTAAGACATGGTTTGTTATAGTTATGTTTTGTTGAAGTATGGTGTTTGCGGAAAGACTAATGCTGTAGAAAAAATAgcatttctgatttttattttgtgcaGGCAGATTGAGCTTCTAAAACTAGGCTAGACTGTCTATCTTTATATCCGTATTGCCTACTTTGACCAGCAGTATCTCCCCAGTATATCAGCGATCTTCTCCACCACATTATCCCTCTGCTAGGCACCCTTTTAACTAAAGATTCTGTAAAGCAATCCAAAATCCATTGAATGTACAATTTTCTTTGAGGCAGAGTATTGTTTTCCTCACACCCTTAGTTTGAACTTGGTAGCTTTTAATGTTGCAACATGTCATTGCTTCCTGCCTTGTTCCTCTTACAGTAAACTGCAAGGGCAAGCGTGAAGCATTTTAAGAGGCTATATCCTTGCATTGTAATTCAGCTCTTTtcatagggattttttttttccagagaaaatcttGGCTTAGTTGGAAAAGTCATGCCTAGCCATGGGAGTTTGTTGCTCAGAAACAGTTGAGAGGCCAAAAGCTAATGATAGGAattgctctgtgtgtgtatagGCAGTGCTTATTTTACATATTCCATGTGAGATAACAGTAGATCTGTTGAACATAGCTGTGTAGTCAGCATGGAACTTTTAGAGATGCTTAGGGAAGTGTATTCAGTGCAACTCACAACTTATGAGTTATCAAcatgtttttaatggaaaaatgatCTCTCCTATTTTCTCTTTTGTGACATAATTCAACAGGTTGACACATCTTACAGCGACAGTGGGTTGGATTCTGGTAAGTTTTTAATCCCTTCACCACTATCTTTCCCTGGTGCAATGCTTCTATGAAGAATTCATGCTAGGTGCCCACAAATTTTAGTTTAACTTAGTAGTTAGGCATTATTTATGGTTGCTGCCATTTCTTATCTTCCCTAAGTCCTTTCACATGTGCAGGATTCAAGAAGTGCATAGTCTTCGCTAACTTCATATTGTGCGTTGGATGAATTCCTAATGAAGCAGTGTGTGAATAGGGAGGGGGTAGTGTCCTTGCCTTGAAATTTCAGCATTAAATCAAATGACAGAGAGACAAACAAGGatgggggagggaagaaggaagagatgaACTAATTTTGCAAATGATCATGCCATTCACTGCAGTACATAGAGTACTTACTGACTATACAAATAGTCACTCTTTTGTATTAATTAATGTAGACCTGCTTTTGGTTGCATAACTGTAATCAATACCTATTAGAATCCTTGCTTCAAATATAAGCAGACTATTGAAGGGCAGGggcatccattttttaaaactttaatttccCCAACTGCAAAGGGTATCTAAAGGATTACTAAATTAGTTTGAGTCATACATTCTTTTGTGTATATCTTTCAGCACTCTTtgtggaaaacaggaaaaaagggaaCATTGTATCAAGAGCTAACAGTATTGGCTCTACCAGTGCCTCTTCAGTACCAAATACAGGTATGGATTGTTGCCTTTCCTCTCAATAAAGCTGTTCTCTACTCTAAGTGTGTAGTGAAATATACCTCTTATACTCTTGATTTATTTCTAGATGGCTATAAACAGTTATCCTAAATGGTAAAAGCTATCcactacttcagtatcttcattgtcaaatctcaggctggttgttgtacttcttgtcattagtttggtctttatatttaatcttagtcccattttttcactgtgctccttgccATTTATTGCTAGAGCTTGCAGTTCATTTTACTTTGAGCTATCAGAGTAGAATCATCAGCATAGTCCGTTATGTTTCTTCcgccagttttaaaaccatgctcatcttcttccaatccaatttccttcaatatatattccacagataaattgaataaataaagggagaataTACAACCTCATCTCATCCTTTGCCCACCTGAAGCTAGtgtgttttgccatgttctgtcaaAACAAGCCAAATAATATTACTTCCTGACCTTTGTATAGGTTCCACATGAgcacaatgagatgttctgggattctcatttttctaagcacatttcacaacttgacatgatcaacacaatcaaagggctttttataatcagtgaagcacatactgacttcttggggtattttttggctttctcaattattcagtgTATACCtgcaatgtttttttcttccttggccttttctgaagccagcttgaacatctggcatttcctttccatgtaaggctctaatctgcattggatgatcctaaatgtggagtccttggtgctctctgagccttgttgttttcttgcagacgtttcattgccagtctaggcaacatcttcagtgtaaagagggagtgggccttgctctctgtttatataccgtggcttgccctgcttgtgtcagtgggggtgttgttctctccttgggagttctttgattgggctgttgtttgctgcttggttgattgcctgagttaatagttctttgatagGGTGTAttttgctgtttgatggttcagctggtgttaatcctagtgttgatttttgcatatctgggtgttgattgctggcaagggagtgtactggtcttttggcttttctattgtctcttttgaatggtatgtaaatgttgtttacctctatgtgtctgttgatggctgctttgtctgagtgccaggcttccaggaattctctggcgtttttggatttggcttggtttaggatgctcaatttcccagttgaaactatggttgagtctgtccatgtgctgtgaaattaaggagttctcatcgtgtcttgtGACTgatagttggtgttcatggatgcactctgcatCCACACAACACCAACTAgtgaaactgtgagcatcctaaaccaagccaaatccaaaaacgccagagaattcctggaagcctggcgctcagacaaagcagccatcaacagacacatagaggtaagcaacatttacatatcattcaaaagagacaatagaaaagccaaaagaccagtacactcccttgccagcaatcaacatccagatatgcaaaaatcaacactaggattaacaccagatgaaccagcaaacagcacaatacaccctaatcaaggaactattaactctgggctgttgtttgctgcttggttgattgcctatcaaagaactcccaaggagagaacaacacccccactgacacaagcagggcaagccacggtatataaacagagagcaaggcccactccctcttcgcactgaagatgttgcctagactggcaatgaaacgtctgcaagaaacaaaaaggctcagagagcaccaagggctccacagttcaaccctgagctacaagtatTCACTTCAATGATCCTAAATATTattttactagcatgtgaaattaatattATACTATGGTTTTCATACCCAATTAAATGTCTATATTTCTTTGGTATATAGATTAACCTTTTCCAATCTGTATCATTCTCTGGATTTGctagcatagcttggttagaaccgttactgattcttcttctgctgcttgccacatttctgtagatattccatcaattcctgtagccttttgACTTGATAATGAgtggagtgctgatctaatttcatcttctattactaagggttcttgtaagtagggaatatcttctaatcAGGCGACAAGATTAAGTCTAATTTCTATTTGGGTACCACAAAcccaaagggacgcggtggcgctgcgggttaaaccgctgagctgtagatcggaaggtcggcggttcgaaaccgcgtggcggggtgagctcccgttgctcgtcccagcttctgcacaccaagcagttcgaaaacatgcaaatgtgagtagattaattggtaccgcttcggcgggaaggtaacggcgttccgtgagtcatgctggccacatgacccggaagtgtctacggacaatgccggctccaaggctttgaaacggagatgagcaccgccccctagagtcggacacgactggactttacgtcaagggaaacctttacctttaccctaccaCAAACCCAACATATTGGAAATTAACCTAAGGCAATATAACCTTGCAGAGTGTCAAATGCTATTGCAGATTTAGAAATCACGGTTCTTAACTGATGAGATCAACATTCCTGTAATTCTAAACAGCTTCTGCTCCTGGAATGTTAGTGTAGGCAGAAACTGAGTAAGTCCACACCATCCACAATTATTTTCAACAAATGTATCTCATGGACTTCTAACTGATACACACTGTCCTCACAGTTCCTGCTACTGTCATAATTGTGTAGACAGATACTGAACACGTCAGCAATTCATCCACAGTCACATAAACCTCTGATGGATTTCTTCCTGATGCTTCCTGAATCATAGAAGTTTTGTGTACCCTTACGTATCCCTTTACTTCTAACACATTCATATTCATAATTGTCCTTTATCACACTAGCCACaacctagatttttttaaagccagaatgtggccaaaaagcaaaaacaaaagccatTATCTTCAGATAAAGGACAACTCCCATGCTGGCACCCTAAAAGAAAGTATGAGACAAGTGGAGGATGGGATAGCTCTTCCAACTCTCTATGTCATTTAGAGGGAGTCTAGTGGGTCTTTCCTGTCCTCTACTTTTGTTATTTTTGAAGGATTGATAGCcactgaaatatatttaatattctcaCCTGAAACTGACAGGTTCTTTTTACCATGGAATACctgtttcaacatttttttcttttatataggtTACAAACCAACTTATTCATTGGTTCAGGTACTGGCTATCTTTTCTGGTCTTGCACATGATCCTCTGAAaatctcacttttaaaaatgtttcttttatgtTAAGCGTAATTAATCTGTGGATTCCGTTCGGGGTACCAATGGATACCACGCTGCTGATTTCTGccttatttagcatcagttacaTAGAATTCTTTACGAAACTGTTTGCGTCCTTCCTTTAATACAACCTCCTTTTCTCATTTAAGTACCCCaaacagttttattatttttattgaacgATTTAGTTCTTCACTTAGCATTAAACAACTATATTGCATTAAGGGAAGGAAGCAATTTTTCAATTGCGACTGAAAGCTGAAGGAGTTATTTTCTTAAGCATCTGTGCTGAGAGTTCCAAGGAAAGTGCCTTTGAGGGACTATTCTCCTTCGGTATAATGCTAAAGTTGTATTACTCCTCTTTCCCTTTGGAAAATAGATCTGGGGCTGAGCAGTGCTGTCCATCTCTGCTAATGGTTCTTAAATATTCTGTTTGCTCTTCTCTCAAAAAATTAAAACCTTGTGATTAGGAAACGGTTGGGAGCTCTCACAGTGATTTCCCTTCCTTGCTTTGCTGACAAAGACTCTTTTTGTGTCGCAGATGATGAAGACTCTGATTATCAACAAGACACCTACAAAGAAACATACAAGGATCGCCGTCGCCGTGCTCACACGCAAGCTGAGCAGAAGCGGAGGGATGCTATCAAGGTGAGAACATGTGACAAACCACAGATGTATGCATGGTACTTGTTGCATCTCACGTTCCTTATACCAAGTTCACATAGCTTCCACACTGGAGGAACAGGTAAAGGAAGACAGGTCTATGGACCAGGTTCTTACTGCTTGTATTATTTGCTggctaaaggctgtaataaataaaaccgAAACTACTGCTTGTATTTAATTTTCTTGTCGTGCATGGCAGCTTTGATACGTGAGTTTTaatgcttttctgctttttcaaCAGAAAGGTTATGATGATTTGCAAGCAATTGTACCTACATGCCAGCAGCAAGATTTCTCAATAGgttctcagaagctaagcaaggcgATTGTGCTGCAGAAGAGTGAGTAGGGCTACAAATTTCATCTGTGTTCCTTAGCCCCTGTCTCCAAGGCCCATGTTACCAGATTCCCAGAAGTTTGCACTAATTTCATTGTATGCATTATCCAACTCCCTTCAATTAAATTCGCTGAACAGATGAATCTTCCTAGTGTACTGTTAAAAACCCAGcagtctgggagcaccttttctgactaacaaatgttattaaaaggcataagttttcgtgagctgtagctcacttcatcagttACAGACTGGCTGGactgatgtagaatttaaattggggtgaggtgggggcagggggaagacAAGTTggctatgcagatgcaggttacatgagaGACAGATTTGGAAATCTGCCTGATTTCCAAAACAGGCTAACTCTACCATTGAGCTAGCAGTTGCTGAACTCCAGTTTAAATCCTTTATCAGCCTAGCCACTCTGCAtcagatgaagtgagctgcagctcatgaaagcttacacCTTTTAACTAAAATTAACGAAAGCTTACAAAATGTGTTAGCTGTAAAAGGTACAACCAGGcacctgattttttgccactgtaGACTAACATGACTCTCCTCCTACAACTTATGACTCTTAGTATTTGTGAAGAATCTAGTTAACTCTGTCTTCATCctagggaatggaatggaagctTCAATGTAACTGAGCTAAGAAATATCCAAATAGCCAGGTGTTGACTGTTAGGCTTTGAAAAGACTTCATGGCTCCTTTCTAAACTGTTGCCTTCTCTGCTACCCAGCCATTGATTATATTCAGTTCTTgcacaaagaaaagaagaagcaagAGGAAGAGGTCTCCACTCTCCGAAAAGATGTGATGGCCTTGAAAATCATGAAAGTGTAAGACTTGTGCATTTGTATATTCATGTTTCACTAGTGGACATCCCCCCAAAAAAGTGTGGTATcagactaggaacagggagacctaGGTTCTAAACCACCATCAGCCATGGAAGGTCACAGGGTGACTTTCTTAGCTCAACCAACCACACAGGGCTGTGGTTGTCaagaaaaataggaaggagtGCTGTGTATATTACCTTGAATACATGtaccttgagggagggagggaggaaggagatagACACTTTTAGTTTAACAGCAAATTCCATCCTGTCTTTGAAAAACATTTACTCTGAAACATGATTTATTGTTCCAGATCTGTTTGTGATATCATGTGCTTTCTGCTAAGTCAACCAACCACATTTATGCATTTCAGAAACTATGAAGAGATTGTTAAAGCTCACCAGGACAATCCCAGTGAAGGAAAGAATCAGGTCTCTGACCAGGTGAAGTTCAATGTTTTCCAGGGTATCATGGACTCCTTGTTCCAGTCCTTTAATGCCTCCATCTCTGTGACAAGTTTTCAGGAGCTCTC includes:
- the MLX gene encoding max-like protein X isoform X2; protein product: MAEPPSVSPETPWGGKVDTSYSDSGLDSALFVENRKKGNIVSRANSIGSTSASSVPNTDDEDSDYQQDTYKETYKDRRRRAHTQAEQKRRDAIKKGYDDLQAIVPTCQQQDFSIGSQKLSKAIVLQKTIDYIQFLHKEKKKQEEEVSTLRKDVMALKIMKVNYEEIVKAHQDNPSEGKNQVSDQTLRDIVIGVLQRLKSQLY
- the MLX gene encoding max-like protein X isoform X1 is translated as MAEPPSVSPETPWGGKVDTSYSDSGLDSALFVENRKKGNIVSRANSIGSTSASSVPNTDDEDSDYQQDTYKETYKDRRRRAHTQAEQKRRDAIKKGYDDLQAIVPTCQQQDFSIGSQKLSKAIVLQKTIDYIQFLHKEKKKQEEEVSTLRKDVMALKIMKVNYEEIVKAHQDNPSEGKNQVSDQVKFNVFQGIMDSLFQSFNASISVTSFQELSACVFSWIEEHCKPQTLRDIVIGVLQRLKSQLY